A genome region from Gallus gallus isolate bGalGal1 chromosome 9, bGalGal1.mat.broiler.GRCg7b, whole genome shotgun sequence includes the following:
- the NMD3 gene encoding 60S ribosomal export protein NMD3 isoform X1, translated as MEYLAAPAAPTQGSILCCHCGVPIPPNPANMCVGCLRARVDITEGIPKQLSVSFCKQCERYLQPPGTWIQCALESRELLALCLKKIKASLSKVRLIDAGFIWTEPHSKRLKLKLTVQKEVINGAVLQQVFVVEYLIQSQMCEDCHRIEAKDFWKAVVQVRQKTLHKKTFYYLEQLILKHRLHQNTLRIKEIHDGLDFYYSSKQHAQKMVDFLQCTVPSRSKSSQRLTSHDVHSNVYNYKSTFSVEIVPVCKDNVVCLSPKLAQSLGNMSQICVCIRVTSTVHLIDPSTLQIAEIDGNTYWRHPFNSLFNPKQLEEFIVMDINRVQEKKKPAGAGARSNKHTLAEAWVKKTSELNTDHQYFCCTHLGHILNPGDLVLGFDLANCNLNDEFVNKMSPHNIPDVVLIKKSYDRAKRQHRRNWKLKELERDREGTDTDDERQYQDFLEDLEEDEAIRKNVNIYRNADIPVESDTDDDGAPRISLAEMLEDLHISEDATGGEGANMMTE; from the exons ATGGAGTACCTGGCGGCTCCCGCGGCGCCCACGCAGGGCAGCAT CCTCTGCTGTCACTGCGGCGTGCCCATCCCGCCCAACCCGGCCAACATGTGCGTGGGCTGCCTGCGGGCTCGCGTGGACATCACCGAGGGCATCCCCAAGCAGCTCAGCGTCAGCTTCTGCAAGCAGTGCGAGAG gTATCTTCAGCCTCCAGGAACTTGGATTCAGTGTGCCTTAGAATCGAGAGAGCTTCTTGCTTTGtgtcttaaaaaaattaaagcttcACTTAGCAAG GTCCGGCTGATTGATGCAGGCTTTATTTGGACTGAACCACATTCTAAGAGATTGAAGCTGAAACTGACTGTTCAGAAGGAG GTGATAAATGGAGCAGTTCTTCAGCAAGTGTTTGTGGTGGAATATCTGATTCAGTCGCAGATGTGTGAAGACTGTCATAGGATTGAAGCTAAGGATTTCTGGAAAGCTGTAGTTCAAGTCAGGCAAAAG ACTCTGCACAAAAAGACTTTCTACTATTTGGAGCAgctgattttaaaacacaggCTTCATCAAAATACACTTCGCATCAAGGAAATCCACG atggcctggatttttattattcttcGAAGCAGCACGCTCAGAAGATGGTAGACTTTCTTCAGTGTACAGTTCCATCAAG GTCGAAGTCATCCCAGCGCCTGACCTCACATGATGTTCATAGTAATGTCTACAACTACAAAAGCACTTTCTCAGTGGAAATTGTTCCAGTATGCAAG GACAACGTTGTATGTCTGTCACCAAAACTGGCACAGAGTCTTGGTAACATGAGCCAGATCTGCGTGTGCATTAGAGTAACAAGTACTGTCCACCTCATTGATCCTAGCACTTTGCAGA TTGCTGAAATTGATGGAAATACCTACTGGCGCCATCCTTTCAATAGCTTGTTCAACCCAAAGCAGCTTGAGGAATTTATTGTTATGGATATCAATCGAgttcaagaaaagaagaaacctgCAGGTGCAGGGGCAAGATCAAATAAA CACACGCTGGCTGAAGCCTGGGTAAAGAAAACCTCGGAGCTGAATACAGATCATCAGTATTTCTGCTGCACTCACTTGGGACACATTCTAAATCCCGGCGACCTTGTCTTGGG atttGACTTGGCCAACTGTAACTTGAATGACGAGTTTGTGAATAAGATGAGCCCACACAATATCCCTGACGTG GTATTGATAAAGAAGAGCTATGACCGTGCCAAGCGCCAGCATCGCAGAAACTGGAAACtgaaagagctggaaagagacagagaaggcaCAGATACAGACGATGAAAG ACAATACCAGGACTTCCTTGAAGATCTAGAAGAAGACGAAGCCATAAGGAAAAATGTcaacatttacagaa ATGCAGACATTCCAGTGGAGAGTGACACAGATGATGATGGGGCCCCTCGGATCAGCCTGGCTGAAATGCTGGAGGATCTCCATATTTCCGAGGATGCCACCGGTGGGGAAGGAGCGAATATGATGACAGAATAA
- the NMD3 gene encoding 60S ribosomal export protein NMD3 isoform X2 codes for MQTATEPVTARCRYLQPPGTWIQCALESRELLALCLKKIKASLSKVRLIDAGFIWTEPHSKRLKLKLTVQKEVINGAVLQQVFVVEYLIQSQMCEDCHRIEAKDFWKAVVQVRQKTLHKKTFYYLEQLILKHRLHQNTLRIKEIHDGLDFYYSSKQHAQKMVDFLQCTVPSRSKSSQRLTSHDVHSNVYNYKSTFSVEIVPVCKDNVVCLSPKLAQSLGNMSQICVCIRVTSTVHLIDPSTLQIAEIDGNTYWRHPFNSLFNPKQLEEFIVMDINRVQEKKKPAGAGARSNKHTLAEAWVKKTSELNTDHQYFCCTHLGHILNPGDLVLGFDLANCNLNDEFVNKMSPHNIPDVVLIKKSYDRAKRQHRRNWKLKELERDREGTDTDDERQYQDFLEDLEEDEAIRKNVNIYRNADIPVESDTDDDGAPRISLAEMLEDLHISEDATGGEGANMMTE; via the exons ATGCAGACAGCTACTGAGCCAGTAACAGCACGCTGTAG gTATCTTCAGCCTCCAGGAACTTGGATTCAGTGTGCCTTAGAATCGAGAGAGCTTCTTGCTTTGtgtcttaaaaaaattaaagcttcACTTAGCAAG GTCCGGCTGATTGATGCAGGCTTTATTTGGACTGAACCACATTCTAAGAGATTGAAGCTGAAACTGACTGTTCAGAAGGAG GTGATAAATGGAGCAGTTCTTCAGCAAGTGTTTGTGGTGGAATATCTGATTCAGTCGCAGATGTGTGAAGACTGTCATAGGATTGAAGCTAAGGATTTCTGGAAAGCTGTAGTTCAAGTCAGGCAAAAG ACTCTGCACAAAAAGACTTTCTACTATTTGGAGCAgctgattttaaaacacaggCTTCATCAAAATACACTTCGCATCAAGGAAATCCACG atggcctggatttttattattcttcGAAGCAGCACGCTCAGAAGATGGTAGACTTTCTTCAGTGTACAGTTCCATCAAG GTCGAAGTCATCCCAGCGCCTGACCTCACATGATGTTCATAGTAATGTCTACAACTACAAAAGCACTTTCTCAGTGGAAATTGTTCCAGTATGCAAG GACAACGTTGTATGTCTGTCACCAAAACTGGCACAGAGTCTTGGTAACATGAGCCAGATCTGCGTGTGCATTAGAGTAACAAGTACTGTCCACCTCATTGATCCTAGCACTTTGCAGA TTGCTGAAATTGATGGAAATACCTACTGGCGCCATCCTTTCAATAGCTTGTTCAACCCAAAGCAGCTTGAGGAATTTATTGTTATGGATATCAATCGAgttcaagaaaagaagaaacctgCAGGTGCAGGGGCAAGATCAAATAAA CACACGCTGGCTGAAGCCTGGGTAAAGAAAACCTCGGAGCTGAATACAGATCATCAGTATTTCTGCTGCACTCACTTGGGACACATTCTAAATCCCGGCGACCTTGTCTTGGG atttGACTTGGCCAACTGTAACTTGAATGACGAGTTTGTGAATAAGATGAGCCCACACAATATCCCTGACGTG GTATTGATAAAGAAGAGCTATGACCGTGCCAAGCGCCAGCATCGCAGAAACTGGAAACtgaaagagctggaaagagacagagaaggcaCAGATACAGACGATGAAAG ACAATACCAGGACTTCCTTGAAGATCTAGAAGAAGACGAAGCCATAAGGAAAAATGTcaacatttacagaa ATGCAGACATTCCAGTGGAGAGTGACACAGATGATGATGGGGCCCCTCGGATCAGCCTGGCTGAAATGCTGGAGGATCTCCATATTTCCGAGGATGCCACCGGTGGGGAAGGAGCGAATATGATGACAGAATAA
- the SPTSSBL gene encoding serine palmitoyltransferase small subunit B, which yields MDIKSMKNYLYWLYCQFELITCSYLMEPWEKVLFYTFNVSMLVMVAYTAYIFFPVHISTAFQFCLHLFGSQHENTVSVVK from the coding sequence ATGGATATTAAGAGCATGAAGAACTATCTTTATTGGCTGTACTGCCAGTTTGAATTAATCACCTGCAGCTATCTCATGGAGCCCTGGGAAAAAGTGCTGTTCTACACTTTCAACGTTTCTATGTTAGTGATGGTAGCTTACACTGCTTACATCTTTTTCCCTGTCCATATTAGCACGGCTTTTCAATTCTGCTTGCACTTGTTTGGAAGCCAacatgaaaatactgtttctgtTGTGAAGTAA